A region of Rickettsiales bacterium DNA encodes the following proteins:
- a CDS encoding class I SAM-dependent methyltransferase: MQFDISKFTSRGEIVKLIKPNGIGLELGVAKGKFSEKLLEKSSLKKLYSIDAYAGDRGHDENEFLEAQSRLKKFGKRSEIIRAKFSDAVKNFPDEYFDFIYIDGYAHTGQDEGRTLYEWFPKLKIGGIFSGDDYSPKWQKNVEIIDEFANKFNLKLHIIKDWNSHHSWLVTKNKSLFYRNA; encoded by the coding sequence ATGCAATTTGATATTTCAAAATTCACCTCTCGTGGTGAAATTGTAAAATTAATTAAACCAAATGGAATAGGCTTAGAGCTTGGTGTTGCAAAAGGTAAATTTTCTGAAAAACTACTAGAAAAATCTTCACTTAAAAAATTATATAGCATTGATGCTTACGCTGGCGATAGAGGCCACGATGAAAATGAATTTTTAGAAGCACAATCTCGGTTAAAAAAATTTGGCAAAAGAAGTGAAATTATTAGAGCAAAATTTTCTGATGCTGTTAAAAATTTCCCTGATGAATATTTTGATTTTATCTATATTGATGGCTACGCCCATACAGGCCAAGATGAAGGCAGAACCCTATATGAATGGTTTCCAAAATTAAAAATCGGGGGAATATTTTCAGGTGATGATTATAGCCCAAAATGGCAGAAAAATGTTGAAATCATTGATGAATTTGCGAACAAATTTAATCTAAAACTACATATTATTAAAGATTGGAATTCTCATCATTCTTGGCTGGTTACAAAGAACAAATCACTTTTTTATCGCAATGCTTAA
- the ddpX gene encoding D-alanyl-D-alanine dipeptidase, with amino-acid sequence MLTEITEKDGFLIDLKYASKDNFTREIVYKKPKCYLHSEAFEKLKLAQKFAEKLGFKIKIFDAFRPAEAQYILWNHTPDPNFLAHPERGSAHSRGVAVDLTLLDKNNNELDMGTAFDAFTPLSYLTENENISTEAIKNRMILLGIMSASGWDFYKNEWWHFQLFDAKKYPLIWDKDAKTDMM; translated from the coding sequence ATGCTCACAGAAATCACAGAAAAAGATGGGTTTTTGATTGATTTGAAATACGCATCTAAAGATAATTTTACTAGAGAAATTGTTTATAAAAAGCCTAAATGTTATTTGCATTCTGAGGCTTTTGAGAAGCTAAAATTAGCCCAAAAATTTGCAGAAAAACTTGGATTTAAGATAAAAATTTTTGATGCATTCCGCCCTGCAGAGGCACAATATATTTTGTGGAATCACACACCAGATCCAAATTTTTTAGCACACCCAGAAAGGGGCTCAGCCCATTCAAGGGGCGTTGCAGTTGATTTGACCCTGCTTGACAAAAATAATAATGAACTTGATATGGGAACTGCATTTGATGCTTTCACCCCCCTTTCATACTTAACTGAAAATGAAAATATTTCGACAGAGGCAATAAAAAATCGTATGATTTTACTTGGAATAATGAGTGCATCTGGTTGGGATTTTTATAAAAATGAATGGTGGCATTTTCAATTATTTGATGCAAAAAAATATCCACTCATCTGGGATAAAGACGCAAAAACTGATATGATGTGA
- a CDS encoding SemiSWEET transporter yields the protein MTEIIGMIAGVLTTMSFIPQVIKVLKTNDTKSISLMMYSIFSTGVALWLAYGILIESPSIIISNSITLPLTIIILFKKIKNQD from the coding sequence ATGACAGAAATTATAGGAATGATTGCTGGGGTTTTAACTACAATGAGTTTTATTCCGCAAGTTATTAAAGTGTTAAAAACCAATGATACTAAATCAATTTCCTTGATGATGTATTCTATTTTTTCAACTGGCGTTGCTTTGTGGCTTGCTTACGGCATTTTGATTGAAAGCCCCTCAATTATAATTTCAAACTCAATTACGCTGCCATTAACGATAATAATTCTTTTCAAAAAAATCAAGAATCAAGATTAG
- a CDS encoding DUF3035 domain-containing protein, with protein sequence MKLNNKIFIPFLLLVLMLETSCSRAIIRKNLGVKQDAPDEFMVEPKSKLIIPEDISFDLPEPQSAKKKKFEKYNAEESLVALFGESEISENENNFSPLEIKILKKSKALKAKRNIRELVEEDYKNRSSILGTEPGSFLESLVDPFGYNRVKSEVIDGQKENARIRKLIAKSKAG encoded by the coding sequence ATGAAACTAAATAATAAAATTTTTATTCCTTTTTTGCTTTTGGTTTTAATGCTTGAAACCTCTTGCTCAAGGGCGATTATCCGAAAAAATCTGGGTGTTAAACAAGATGCCCCAGATGAATTTATGGTTGAGCCAAAATCAAAATTAATTATCCCTGAAGATATATCTTTTGATTTGCCAGAACCACAATCAGCTAAAAAGAAAAAATTTGAAAAATATAACGCAGAGGAAAGCCTGGTTGCTTTATTCGGTGAATCAGAAATTTCAGAAAATGAAAATAATTTCTCACCGCTTGAGATAAAAATTTTGAAGAAATCTAAAGCACTAAAAGCAAAAAGAAATATTAGAGAATTAGTTGAGGAAGATTATAAAAATAGATCATCAATATTAGGCACTGAACCGGGGAGCTTCTTAGAATCTTTAGTTGATCCATTTGGATATAATAGAGTTAAATCTGAGGTTATTGACGGCCAAAAAGAAAATGCTCGCATCAGAAAATTAATCGCAAAAAGCAAGGCTGGCTAA
- the ribB gene encoding 3,4-dihydroxy-2-butanone-4-phosphate synthase, with the protein MLTSIEQILDDAKKGKMFILVDDEDRENEGDIVIPAQFANAEVINFMAKHARGLICLSLDKKRVAELDLPLMAQSNKSRHHTAFTISIEAREGVTTGISASDRAKTIEVAIDKSKTKYDIVSPGHIFPLVAREGGVLVRAGHTEAAVDISRLAGLNPSGVICEIMKDDGTMARLPDLIEFAKIHNLNIATIADLIEYRRKKEKLVE; encoded by the coding sequence ATGCTTACTTCAATAGAGCAAATTCTTGACGATGCCAAGAAGGGCAAAATGTTTATTTTGGTTGATGATGAAGACAGGGAAAATGAAGGCGATATTGTTATCCCCGCTCAGTTTGCCAATGCTGAGGTGATAAATTTTATGGCGAAGCACGCTAGAGGCCTGATTTGCCTATCGCTTGATAAAAAACGCGTTGCAGAGCTTGATTTACCTTTGATGGCACAAAGCAATAAATCTCGCCATCATACAGCTTTTACAATTTCTATTGAAGCCAGAGAGGGCGTTACAACTGGCATTTCCGCATCTGATAGGGCAAAAACCATTGAAGTTGCGATTGATAAATCCAAAACCAAATATGATATAGTTTCACCAGGGCATATTTTCCCGCTAGTTGCTCGTGAAGGTGGCGTTTTAGTTAGAGCTGGACACACGGAAGCGGCGGTTGATATTTCTCGTCTTGCAGGCCTCAATCCTAGTGGCGTTATCTGTGAAATTATGAAAGATGATGGCACGATGGCAAGGCTGCCAGATTTAATTGAATTTGCAAAAATTCATAATCTAAATATCGCAACTATTGCTGATTTAATTGAGTATCGCAGGAAAAAAGAAAAGCTCGTTGAA
- a CDS encoding heme biosynthesis HemY N-terminal domain-containing protein, whose protein sequence is MSKILTTIIAVLVIILLANWFALFDGKVDVLWLGYKIETSVFFIALSFFLLFLILYLIYNLFKFILGFPSFFSKRLEKNILNKNLENLQYSVSALLSGDNETAKKYSSKLQINHKTNKNIAIIRDILETSIAQNDGNLLLAEKNYQKLLEQDSTRFFATQGLLNSSFIKGDINRAIEYAEDAYKLKPNIKNGAQSLLALYKKAGNWQKAEEFLKKYKRKYFFFSDKNNNFSADNELSNIYFEMAKEVKENRFLSDENIEICFRNLLKSISYNSENEDAILMLAEISLMNQKTNIAKSKIEKLWLNKPSESLAKAYLSLIIEKNETKNYTLKQKAVEKLKKINPDGRNYITANLDS, encoded by the coding sequence GTGTCAAAAATTTTAACAACAATTATTGCGGTTTTAGTAATCATTTTGCTTGCAAATTGGTTTGCCTTATTTGATGGAAAAGTTGATGTTTTATGGCTTGGATATAAAATTGAAACCTCAGTTTTCTTCATTGCATTAAGTTTTTTCTTATTATTTTTAATTCTCTATTTAATTTATAATCTATTTAAGTTTATTTTGGGTTTTCCATCATTCTTTTCAAAAAGATTAGAAAAAAACATACTAAATAAAAATTTAGAAAATTTGCAATATAGCGTTTCTGCCTTACTTAGCGGTGATAATGAAACGGCAAAAAAATATTCCAGTAAATTGCAAATCAATCATAAAACTAATAAAAATATAGCAATAATCAGAGATATTTTAGAAACTTCTATTGCTCAAAATGATGGCAATTTGCTTTTAGCAGAAAAGAATTATCAAAAACTTTTAGAGCAGGATTCAACAAGATTTTTCGCAACGCAAGGCTTACTAAATTCTAGTTTTATTAAAGGTGATATTAATAGGGCAATTGAATATGCGGAGGATGCTTACAAGCTAAAACCAAATATTAAAAACGGCGCACAAAGCCTGCTTGCTTTATATAAAAAAGCTGGAAATTGGCAAAAAGCTGAAGAATTTTTGAAGAAATATAAAAGAAAATATTTTTTCTTTTCTGATAAAAATAATAATTTTTCTGCGGATAATGAGCTTTCGAATATCTATTTTGAAATGGCAAAAGAGGTTAAGGAAAATAGATTTTTAAGCGATGAAAATATTGAAATTTGCTTTAGAAATTTATTAAAATCTATTTCCTATAATTCAGAAAATGAAGATGCAATTTTAATGCTTGCAGAAATTAGTTTGATGAATCAAAAAACTAATATCGCCAAATCTAAAATTGAAAAATTATGGTTAAATAAACCCTCTGAAAGTCTTGCGAAAGCTTATTTATCGCTGATTATTGAAAAGAATGAAACTAAAAATTATACACTCAAACAAAAGGCAGTTGAGAAACTTAAAAAGATTAATCCAGATGGAAGAAATTATATAACTGCTAATCTTGATTCTTGA
- the secF gene encoding protein translocase subunit SecF: protein MKKYNFNFIKYSPIVAFISLSLVIASLFLAFTKGFNFGVDFSGGIVFEVRPEKEISIGEVRKIFEKESKKLPISEINIQEIVGSNDIMFRIGDKTNSDKQRIKLVETLKVKILENLGDKTEFRKVDYVGPQVGKELVRDGAIAIILSFIGISIYVWFRFEWQYGFGAIIALIHDAIMVLGAYSFLGLEFNLASVAAILTVVGYSINDSVVIYDRIRENLRKYRKLELSEIINNSLNETLSRTILTVSTVLVALLALILLGGDALFSFSFAIFFGVLVGTYSSIYVSAPILLLLKLKRQGD, encoded by the coding sequence ATGAAAAAATATAATTTTAATTTTATAAAATATAGCCCAATTGTGGCTTTTATTTCCTTGAGTTTGGTGATTGCTTCTCTTTTTTTAGCATTCACGAAAGGGTTTAATTTTGGCGTGGATTTTAGCGGCGGTATTGTGTTTGAAGTTCGCCCTGAAAAGGAAATTTCAATCGGTGAAGTTAGAAAAATTTTTGAAAAAGAATCAAAAAAACTACCAATTAGTGAGATAAATATTCAAGAAATTGTAGGCTCAAACGATATAATGTTTAGAATTGGCGATAAAACTAATTCTGATAAACAAAGAATTAAATTAGTTGAAACTCTCAAGGTGAAAATTCTAGAAAATTTGGGTGATAAAACTGAGTTTAGAAAAGTTGATTATGTTGGCCCACAAGTAGGCAAAGAGCTGGTTAGAGATGGTGCGATTGCGATAATTCTATCATTCATTGGCATTTCAATTTATGTTTGGTTTAGGTTTGAATGGCAATATGGTTTTGGTGCAATAATCGCTTTAATTCATGATGCAATAATGGTTTTGGGTGCTTATTCTTTCTTGGGGTTGGAGTTCAATTTAGCTTCAGTTGCAGCAATACTCACCGTAGTTGGTTACTCAATCAATGATTCCGTAGTTATCTACGATAGAATTAGGGAAAACCTTAGAAAATATAGGAAATTAGAGCTTTCTGAGATTATTAATAATAGTTTGAATGAAACTTTATCAAGAACAATTTTAACCGTTTCAACGGTTTTAGTGGCTCTGCTTGCATTGATTTTATTGGGTGGGGACGCTTTATTCAGCTTCAGTTTTGCAATTTTCTTTGGAGTTTTGGTTGGAACATATTCCTCAATTTATGTTAGCGCACCAATTTTACTTCTGCTAAAATTAAAAAGACAAGGTGATTAA
- a CDS encoding O-methyltransferase, producing MSLRNTHNLDRNNYIYNLYKNEESQALQAVKQSIFDNNLRSINLNFNEAKILKFLIKLNKIERIVEFGTLAGYSAISMAEVISDKGKIFTFEIDEKVAEIAKQNIKNANLQNKISIIIGDAHKNLAEKNLLEDFYSKPIDMVFIDAEKQGYPEYLEWAYQNVRSGGLIIADNTFLFNAVFDAEEAKKQNPKILNAMLEFNKNFADKEKFESVILPTDDGLSIAIKK from the coding sequence ATGTCGCTAAGGAATACCCATAATTTAGATAGAAATAACTATATTTATAACCTCTATAAAAATGAGGAATCTCAAGCCTTGCAGGCGGTTAAACAGAGTATATTTGATAATAATTTACGCTCTATAAATCTAAATTTTAATGAGGCAAAAATTCTTAAATTTTTAATTAAATTAAATAAAATTGAACGCATTGTTGAGTTTGGAACTCTGGCTGGTTATTCTGCAATATCAATGGCTGAAGTAATTAGTGATAAAGGCAAAATTTTTACTTTTGAAATTGATGAGAAGGTTGCAGAAATTGCCAAGCAAAATATCAAAAATGCAAATTTACAAAATAAAATTTCAATAATTATTGGTGATGCACATAAAAATTTAGCTGAAAAAAACTTGCTAGAAGATTTTTATTCTAAACCAATTGATATGGTTTTTATTGATGCAGAAAAACAGGGCTACCCTGAATATTTAGAGTGGGCTTATCAAAATGTAAGGAGTGGAGGACTTATAATTGCAGATAACACATTTTTATTTAATGCAGTTTTTGATGCAGAAGAAGCAAAAAAGCAGAACCCAAAAATCTTAAATGCAATGCTAGAATTCAACAAAAATTTTGCTGATAAAGAAAAATTTGAATCAGTAATTCTGCCAACAGATGATGGCTTAAGCATTGCGATAAAAAAGTGA
- a CDS encoding type II toxin-antitoxin system RelE/ParE family toxin, which translates to MSKKIDYTISDKADEEIESIYLRIAEFNRQSANNLVEKFVYIFETLTIFPFLGRSKPEFTNKDCLWINIEGYWVAYKYKKNNIEILRVLSSYMDIPNRFNN; encoded by the coding sequence ATGAGTAAGAAAATTGACTACACAATTTCAGATAAAGCAGATGAAGAAATAGAATCAATTTATCTTAGAATTGCTGAATTTAATAGGCAATCAGCAAATAATTTAGTAGAAAAATTTGTGTATATATTTGAAACCCTTACGATTTTTCCCTTCTTAGGTCGCTCTAAACCTGAATTTACTAATAAAGATTGCTTATGGATTAATATTGAAGGATACTGGGTTGCATACAAATATAAAAAGAATAACATAGAAATTCTAAGAGTTCTAAGCTCATATATGGATATTCCAAATAGATTTAATAATTAA
- a CDS encoding type II toxin-antitoxin system ParD family antitoxin, protein MNLDLSNEIENNIFNKIESGLYKSANEIITKALVLLDRQEAQKLQIDNLINEAEESFSKGNFLTSSQFKSKISQLTNSLNE, encoded by the coding sequence ATGAACTTGGATTTATCAAACGAAATTGAGAATAATATCTTTAATAAAATTGAAAGTGGCTTATATAAGTCAGCGAATGAAATAATCACTAAAGCTTTAGTGCTTTTAGATAGGCAAGAAGCCCAAAAACTTCAAATAGATAATTTAATTAATGAAGCAGAAGAATCTTTTTCTAAAGGAAATTTTCTTACTTCCTCTCAATTCAAATCTAAAATTAGTCAATTAACAAATAGTCTTAATGAGTAA
- a CDS encoding bifunctional riboflavin kinase/FAD synthetase — translation MKIFSLENFDYNYQKIIIIGNFDGIHKGHQELINFAKKIADEKKFKLGILTFEPHPISFFSKNLKNYRITNKNLKAEILENYSLDFLINAEFNQEFASISAEDFIEEILVKKLNSNIVVTGEDFIFGKNRVGNKNLLTDFSKKSGFEYFSISLKNDENNNKFSSRNIRTEIEKGNLQAVFKMLGRNYIISGEVIKGRGEGRKLGFPTANLDFDDFIIPKFGVYFCNLFIEGKSYKALTNIGVRPSFDLTKPLIEIHIPNFSEDIYGKKIKLELLEFVRNEIKFNSIDELKTQISEDVKNFYKKFNAN, via the coding sequence ATGAAAATTTTTTCATTAGAAAATTTTGATTATAATTACCAGAAAATCATTATAATCGGCAATTTTGATGGTATTCACAAGGGGCATCAAGAGCTTATAAATTTTGCCAAAAAAATTGCAGATGAAAAAAAATTCAAACTTGGAATTCTAACTTTTGAGCCACACCCAATTTCTTTTTTCTCAAAAAATTTGAAAAATTATCGCATCACAAATAAAAATCTTAAAGCAGAAATTTTAGAAAATTATAGCTTAGATTTTCTTATTAATGCTGAATTTAATCAAGAATTCGCAAGTATTTCTGCAGAAGATTTTATTGAAGAAATTTTAGTTAAAAAATTAAATTCAAATATTGTGGTAACAGGTGAGGATTTTATTTTCGGTAAAAATAGAGTTGGAAATAAAAATTTACTCACGGATTTCTCAAAAAAATCGGGGTTTGAATATTTTAGTATTTCTCTTAAAAATGATGAAAATAATAACAAATTTTCCTCAAGAAATATAAGGACTGAGATTGAAAAGGGTAATCTGCAAGCAGTTTTCAAGATGTTGGGGCGGAATTATATTATTTCGGGTGAAGTAATAAAAGGCAGGGGTGAAGGCAGAAAACTAGGCTTTCCAACGGCTAATTTAGATTTTGATGATTTTATAATTCCAAAATTCGGCGTATATTTTTGTAATTTATTTATAGAGGGAAAATCTTATAAAGCACTCACAAATATTGGCGTTCGACCAAGTTTTGATTTAACAAAGCCTTTGATAGAAATTCATATTCCAAATTTTTCAGAAGATATTTATGGCAAAAAAATCAAACTTGAGTTACTAGAATTTGTAAGGAACGAAATTAAGTTTAATTCAATAGATGAATTAAAAACGCAAATTTCAGAAGATGTTAAAAATTTTTACAAAAAATTTAATGCTAATTAG
- a CDS encoding flagellar motor protein MotB codes for MAKNNGNIIKKVYKIEGGGHHGGAWKVAYADFVTAMMAFFLLMWLLNATEAENLAGLADYFAPTVGVKDEMGIGFRGGKSALSDGIGADKNTNKGVVFGGVPSGPITKVTKKLEENTDEVDSEQIQIIVNQVSTDKKGQGSESSPPSTMTNEDNQKSSSDEEFDEHQKAINATIQDMIQNRRIENGAVEIKRTPEGLLIEIKDINGNSMFKDNSAEMRDNLKIALTELSKIIKNVPNNIAFVGHTSSQPLSGVDANYTKWELSSDRANATRNYLEKNGLQPEQVSRVEGRADNIPFDRRRPESQINNRMDIILLKKSDTPGHKKSVPDSIFMDLQKNIFNKTEEEKVKKPEDNTLKPNKEVIDLLKKSEEFKNMPKLPAQ; via the coding sequence ATGGCCAAGAACAACGGAAATATTATCAAGAAAGTTTATAAGATTGAAGGCGGTGGGCATCACGGCGGTGCTTGGAAAGTTGCTTACGCGGATTTTGTAACGGCTATGATGGCTTTCTTCTTACTTATGTGGCTTCTTAATGCAACTGAAGCTGAAAATTTGGCGGGTTTAGCGGATTATTTTGCACCAACGGTTGGTGTTAAAGATGAAATGGGTATCGGTTTTCGTGGCGGTAAATCAGCTTTATCAGATGGTATCGGTGCTGATAAAAATACTAATAAAGGTGTGGTTTTTGGTGGTGTTCCGTCAGGCCCAATAACAAAAGTTACAAAAAAACTTGAGGAAAACACTGATGAAGTTGATAGCGAACAAATTCAAATTATCGTAAATCAAGTTTCTACAGATAAAAAAGGGCAGGGCAGTGAATCAAGCCCACCAAGCACAATGACCAATGAAGATAATCAAAAATCCTCAAGCGATGAAGAATTTGATGAACATCAAAAAGCAATCAATGCAACTATTCAAGATATGATTCAAAATAGAAGGATTGAAAATGGTGCAGTTGAAATTAAAAGAACACCAGAAGGCTTACTGATTGAAATTAAAGACATAAATGGCAATTCAATGTTCAAGGATAATAGTGCGGAAATGAGGGATAACCTCAAAATTGCACTAACTGAGCTTTCTAAAATTATTAAAAATGTTCCAAATAATATTGCCTTTGTTGGGCATACAAGCTCACAACCTTTATCTGGCGTTGATGCAAATTATACTAAATGGGAGCTTTCTTCCGATAGAGCAAACGCTACCAGAAATTATCTTGAAAAAAATGGCTTGCAACCTGAGCAGGTTTCAAGGGTTGAAGGCAGGGCTGATAATATCCCATTTGATAGAAGAAGGCCGGAATCCCAAATAAATAATAGAATGGATATAATTTTACTTAAGAAAAGTGATACGCCGGGGCATAAAAAATCAGTTCCTGATTCTATCTTTATGGATTTACAGAAAAATATCTTCAACAAAACTGAAGAAGAAAAAGTTAAAAAACCTGAAGATAATACATTAAAGCCGAATAAAGAAGTTATTGACTTACTCAAAAAATCAGAAGAATTTAAGAATATGCCAAAACTTCCGGCACAATAA
- the lspA gene encoding signal peptidase II, with translation MLIRGIIIALFCIFLDQAHKYYMLEIYNMPEKKLVIITSFYNNVMVWNKGISFGLFQEFAKSNYFFLTTSSIIILLLCYFLSKAKTNFEMTGFATIIGGAVGNIIDRLRFGAVADFFDFHYKNYHWPAFNIADSCIFIGACVLIIYSLFFENKNETK, from the coding sequence ATGCTAATTAGAGGAATAATAATCGCGTTATTTTGCATTTTTTTGGATCAAGCTCATAAATATTATATGCTTGAAATCTATAATATGCCTGAGAAAAAACTGGTTATCATAACAAGTTTTTATAATAATGTTATGGTTTGGAATAAAGGAATTAGCTTCGGTTTATTTCAAGAATTTGCAAAAAGTAATTATTTCTTTCTTACTACTTCCTCAATAATAATTTTACTGCTATGCTATTTTTTAAGCAAAGCAAAAACTAATTTTGAAATGACAGGTTTTGCAACAATTATCGGCGGTGCAGTTGGTAATATTATTGATAGATTGCGTTTTGGTGCGGTGGCAGATTTTTTTGATTTTCATTACAAAAATTATCACTGGCCAGCTTTTAATATTGCGGATTCTTGCATATTTATTGGTGCTTGTGTGCTAATTATTTATTCACTTTTTTTTGAGAATAAAAATGAAACTAAATAA